A genomic stretch from Desulfotignum balticum DSM 7044 includes:
- a CDS encoding IS1634 family transposase: protein MAKPITGKTHVGERREKRPNGDIYVYERVTAYDEKTRKTYTVSQKLKGKIKAGTQKILPTRPKKHKGEGGLVDATRRHTGLTDILEWVGKVSGIDNDVCASFSEGDAAKILSIARYWIGSGGNTLPRLESWQVMHPLPYREAITEDVYGSLFKDIGRNEEGVQRYFSARAAHLGKSPMLAFDSTTISTYSENQSEARQGFNKDGDGLNTIKLLTLYSVKAGEPIAFSKQPGNIPDVISIENTLTQLKCLNLEKPLIVTDNGYYSQKNMMEFALRNVKFLTLVDPNIIWVRETIDTLRATIAGMASTCPFDPSICGATSLRMHQFSRTRQRSRNRKVAGEKETFSRRLYVHVYYSPDNEAKKELAFRKDLLELKAQIQGGETEFTPSAQKKIDKYLTCSKKGRGGQLKVGFNDKAITEAKRYFGYFALVSNQTMDTFTALENYRLREKIEELFAVQKGRLDGARPRTWYPDNLRGRQFTQFISLGYHCFLMKKIKEVQAKFGKNESGKTKSLIKLEKKLGNWLAQRSLAQILDWFDCIETTKVQTAMGSYRWSTESVARDRLFLKYLGMDTE from the coding sequence ATGGCTAAACCAATAACAGGAAAAACTCACGTCGGTGAGCGGCGTGAAAAGCGTCCGAATGGGGATATTTACGTCTATGAACGGGTTACAGCCTACGACGAAAAAACCAGAAAGACCTATACGGTCAGTCAGAAACTCAAAGGGAAAATCAAGGCTGGAACACAAAAAATTTTGCCGACTCGTCCGAAAAAACATAAAGGCGAAGGAGGCCTTGTCGATGCAACACGTCGGCATACCGGCCTCACGGACATACTGGAATGGGTTGGCAAGGTTTCCGGCATTGATAATGATGTATGTGCTTCATTCAGCGAGGGTGATGCGGCAAAGATACTTTCTATCGCGCGCTACTGGATTGGTTCCGGTGGCAACACGCTGCCACGTCTTGAGAGTTGGCAGGTGATGCACCCCCTTCCATATCGCGAAGCGATCACTGAGGACGTCTATGGTAGCCTGTTTAAGGATATTGGTCGCAATGAGGAAGGCGTTCAGCGCTATTTTTCAGCTCGGGCGGCACACCTGGGGAAGTCTCCTATGCTGGCGTTTGACTCTACCACTATTTCGACCTATTCTGAAAATCAGTCGGAGGCACGACAGGGATTCAACAAGGATGGCGACGGACTCAACACCATCAAGCTTTTGACCTTATATTCCGTCAAGGCTGGCGAACCGATAGCCTTCTCTAAGCAACCCGGTAATATTCCGGATGTGATCTCCATTGAAAACACTTTGACACAACTCAAGTGTCTCAATCTGGAAAAACCTCTGATCGTCACCGATAACGGCTACTACAGCCAGAAAAACATGATGGAATTCGCTTTGCGCAATGTGAAATTTCTGACGCTGGTTGATCCGAATATTATATGGGTCCGCGAGACAATTGATACGCTCCGTGCAACAATAGCGGGTATGGCCAGCACTTGTCCTTTCGACCCGTCAATCTGCGGAGCAACTTCGCTCAGAATGCACCAGTTCAGCCGGACACGCCAGCGATCACGCAACAGGAAAGTTGCAGGTGAGAAAGAAACGTTCTCGCGCCGCCTGTATGTGCATGTTTACTATTCTCCGGACAACGAAGCCAAGAAAGAACTCGCCTTCCGTAAGGATCTGCTTGAACTGAAGGCGCAAATACAAGGAGGAGAAACCGAGTTCACGCCATCTGCGCAAAAGAAAATAGACAAGTACCTGACCTGTTCCAAAAAGGGGCGTGGGGGGCAGCTTAAGGTGGGCTTCAATGATAAAGCCATTACCGAAGCAAAGAGGTACTTCGGTTATTTCGCTCTGGTCAGCAATCAGACTATGGACACATTTACAGCACTTGAAAACTATCGGTTGCGAGAAAAAATTGAAGAACTCTTTGCCGTGCAAAAAGGGAGACTCGACGGTGCGCGACCGCGCACATGGTACCCGGACAATCTGCGCGGAAGACAATTCACACAATTTATCTCGCTGGGCTATCATTGTTTCCTGATGAAAAAAATAAAGGAAGTACAGGCCAAGTTCGGGAAAAATGAATCCGGAAAAACCAAATCACTTATCAAGCTCGAAAAAAAATTGGGAAACTGGCTTGCACAACGCTCTCTCGCTCAGATCTTGGATTGGTTCGATTGCATTGAAACCACAAAGGTACAGACTGCCATGGGCAGCTATCGATGGTCCACCGAATCAGTAGCCAGAGACAGACTGTTCTTGAAGTACTTGGGAATGGATACCGAATAG
- a CDS encoding Fic family protein, which produces MKIPVSPPDFIKTITEKNELFARAFNARITDEKGRYLHWDKLRHLTPPDELTSEEWWALIRFKRQNLFTTLPLYDKSNQPFKFCTPDAVNRDLHWLDMNAAGTVTANQPIANQGMQNTYLIKSLVEEAINSSQLEGASTTRHVAKEMIRQGRGPKDKSEQMILNNFHAMQFIREFKEDELTPSFLFELHRILTEKTLDDPEKAGVFRSENDKVYVSDHTGYTILHSPPNAAELKKRLEFLCKFANHKSDAGFIHPVIRAIILHFMLAYDHPFVDGNGRTARALFYWSMISQGYWLSEFISISRIIKSAPVQYGRAFLYTETDDNDATYFIIHQLEVIRNAIQDLHAYLEKKTKDIEEAQKTLRNAKHLGGKLNFRQLAILRHALKNPRFIYNINEHRNSHGISYETARKDLLYMSDKLNLLSKLKEGRTFIFISPSDLEERIKKS; this is translated from the coding sequence ATGAAAATCCCAGTCAGTCCACCTGATTTTATAAAAACCATTACAGAAAAAAATGAGCTTTTTGCCAGGGCTTTCAATGCAAGGATAACAGATGAAAAGGGCCGATATCTTCATTGGGACAAACTTAGACATTTAACGCCACCAGATGAATTAACCAGCGAAGAATGGTGGGCCCTCATTAGATTTAAAAGACAAAATCTATTCACGACACTTCCATTATACGATAAATCTAATCAGCCTTTTAAATTCTGTACTCCTGATGCCGTCAATCGTGATTTGCACTGGCTTGATATGAATGCAGCCGGAACTGTTACCGCCAATCAACCCATTGCAAATCAGGGTATGCAAAATACATATTTAATCAAATCTCTTGTCGAAGAAGCGATAAATTCCAGTCAATTAGAAGGTGCCTCCACGACAAGGCACGTTGCAAAAGAAATGATCAGGCAGGGAAGGGGCCCAAAAGATAAAAGCGAACAGATGATTTTGAATAATTTTCATGCGATGCAGTTTATAAGGGAGTTTAAAGAGGATGAATTAACACCTTCCTTCCTTTTTGAACTTCACCGGATATTAACGGAGAAGACATTAGATGATCCAGAAAAAGCAGGTGTCTTCAGGTCAGAAAATGATAAAGTGTATGTATCTGATCACACTGGTTATACCATTTTACATTCGCCACCGAATGCCGCGGAATTAAAAAAACGGTTGGAATTTTTATGTAAATTCGCCAATCACAAGTCAGATGCGGGTTTTATTCACCCTGTCATCAGGGCCATAATACTTCACTTCATGTTGGCCTATGACCACCCCTTTGTTGATGGTAATGGTAGAACGGCAAGGGCATTATTTTACTGGTCAATGATAAGCCAAGGATATTGGTTATCAGAATTTATTTCCATATCTCGAATTATTAAATCAGCACCCGTTCAGTATGGCAGGGCATTCCTGTACACGGAAACTGACGATAACGATGCCACCTATTTTATAATTCATCAACTTGAAGTTATTAGAAATGCCATTCAAGACCTCCATGCTTATCTGGAAAAAAAGACGAAGGATATTGAAGAGGCGCAAAAAACATTACGGAATGCCAAACACCTTGGAGGGAAGCTAAATTTCAGGCAGTTAGCCATTCTTCGTCATGCTCTGAAAAATCCAAGATTTATTTATAATATCAACGAACATCGCAACTCACATGGAATTTCCTATGAAACTGCCAGAAAGGATTTATTATACATGTCGGACAAATTAAATCTTTTAAGCAAGCTGAAAGAGGGGCGAACTTTTATTTTTATTTCACCTTCAGATCTCGAAGAGCGGATTAAAAAAAGTTAA
- a CDS encoding transcriptional regulator has protein sequence MKSDKQLTIREQIIRCLEAEPMTARDLSKALRIREKEAYSHLPSIEKSIRHQKKQIKITPCYCLGCGFEFKDRKSFKKPGKCPECKKSRIEPPVFQITGF, from the coding sequence ATGAAATCTGACAAGCAACTGACAATCAGAGAACAGATCATCCGCTGCCTGGAAGCGGAGCCCATGACCGCAAGAGATCTTTCAAAGGCCCTGCGGATCAGAGAAAAAGAAGCATACTCACACCTGCCATCCATTGAAAAAAGTATCCGCCACCAGAAAAAACAAATTAAAATAACACCATGCTACTGCCTGGGCTGCGGATTTGAATTTAAGGACAGAAAAAGTTTCAAGAAACCCGGAAAGTGTCCGGAGTGCAAGAAATCAAGAATCGAGCCGCCTGTATTTCAAATCACGGGGTTTTAA
- a CDS encoding putative ABC transporter permease subunit, with translation MNAVILLLTPGLRGMKNQLCHKSASRIPWKLFFLALLGLCFWAGTFWISWRVLMYFSGIDEIGTLLSYKMLSMIITVAFSLLFISAVITSVSRFYLSKDLICVHAMPVAAWQVLLSRWTAAYVDGSWMVLLYLIPVLLSYVLVFDRGGLTLVLMGMAVISLSVTASVLGGIFVIILVRVIPAGRLRSVLVVSGVLVFCLLYLAARMIRPEQLVDPEAFNTVLLYLASLETPAYPWFPGTWCFDSIQNLLEKNTGPALIDMALSWSFSLVALLVMLLAADLYYKKGLSKSLGKKQKTVKGPDNARLMQKKQPSLTLALAFREIRSFMRDQTQWSQIFLVLALIIIYIYNFTLLPLDRSPIKAFYLQNLLSFLNMGLALFVLTAVAGRFAYPAVSMESEAFWIIRSSPVSLSRFLWIKFLVYLVPLFIMAQVLIITTNILLHVTVFMMILSIVTTALVVPPVTALAIGIGSIFADFNLESPLKSVTSFGGMVYMTACAALVAAVILLEAGPVYTIFMAGIKNRPLAGYEMAWSAVSFVLVPLICTACVIIPMRLGARHLQQRQ, from the coding sequence GTGAATGCGGTGATCCTGCTGTTGACCCCGGGACTGCGGGGCATGAAAAATCAGCTGTGTCACAAATCCGCATCCCGCATCCCCTGGAAGCTGTTTTTTCTGGCGCTGCTGGGCCTGTGTTTCTGGGCCGGCACGTTCTGGATCTCCTGGCGGGTCCTGATGTATTTTTCCGGTATTGATGAGATCGGAACACTGCTGTCTTATAAAATGCTGTCCATGATCATTACCGTGGCGTTTTCCTTGCTGTTCATCAGTGCCGTTATCACCTCAGTGTCACGGTTTTATCTGTCCAAAGACCTGATCTGTGTGCACGCCATGCCCGTGGCAGCCTGGCAGGTGCTGTTGTCCCGGTGGACGGCCGCTTACGTGGACGGCTCCTGGATGGTGCTGCTGTATCTCATCCCCGTGCTGCTGTCTTATGTGCTGGTTTTTGACAGGGGCGGTCTGACGTTGGTGTTGATGGGCATGGCCGTCATATCCCTGTCGGTGACGGCATCGGTTCTGGGAGGCATTTTTGTCATTATTCTGGTCCGGGTGATCCCGGCCGGCCGGCTGAGAAGCGTTCTGGTGGTTTCCGGCGTTCTGGTGTTCTGCCTGCTGTATCTGGCTGCCCGCATGATCCGGCCCGAACAGCTGGTGGACCCGGAAGCCTTCAACACCGTGCTGTTGTACTTGGCTTCATTGGAAACCCCGGCATATCCCTGGTTTCCCGGCACCTGGTGCTTTGACAGCATCCAGAACCTGCTGGAAAAAAACACAGGCCCGGCCCTGATCGATATGGCCCTGTCCTGGAGCTTTTCTCTGGTGGCTTTGCTGGTCATGCTTCTGGCGGCTGACCTGTATTATAAAAAAGGGTTGTCAAAAAGCCTGGGCAAAAAGCAAAAGACGGTGAAAGGACCGGACAATGCCCGCCTGATGCAAAAAAAGCAGCCCTCTTTGACCCTGGCCCTGGCCTTTCGGGAGATCCGGTCCTTCATGCGGGACCAGACCCAGTGGAGCCAGATTTTTCTGGTCCTGGCCCTGATCATCATCTATATATACAATTTTACCCTGCTGCCCCTGGACCGATCTCCCATCAAAGCATTTTATCTTCAAAATCTGCTCAGTTTTCTGAACATGGGGCTGGCCCTGTTTGTGCTGACGGCCGTGGCCGGCCGGTTTGCCTATCCCGCCGTCAGCATGGAGTCCGAAGCGTTCTGGATTATCCGGTCTTCGCCCGTGTCCCTGTCACGGTTTTTGTGGATCAAATTTCTGGTTTATCTGGTCCCGTTGTTCATCATGGCCCAGGTGCTGATCATCACCACCAATATCCTGCTTCACGTCACGGTCTTCATGATGATCCTTTCCATTGTCACCACGGCCCTGGTGGTGCCGCCCGTGACCGCGCTTGCCATCGGCATCGGCAGCATATTTGCAGATTTCAATCTGGAGAGCCCGTTGAAAAGTGTTACCAGTTTCGGCGGCATGGTCTATATGACTGCCTGTGCCGCGCTGGTGGCCGCGGTCATTCTGCTGGAAGCAGGTCCCGTCTACACCATTTTCATGGCCGGTATCAAAAACCGGCCCCTGGCCGGATATGAAATGGCATGGAGTGCGGTCAGTTTTGTGCTGGTTCCCCTGATCTGCACAGCCTGTGTCATTATTCCCATGCGGCTGGGGGCCAGGCACCTGCAACAGCGGCAGTAG
- a CDS encoding ABC transporter ATP-binding protein produces MISIQNITKQYQGVTAVKDLTLSIPAGCLFGFIGPNGAGKTTTIRILAGILVPDTGTVRIAGIDLNTRPEAAKQKIGFIPDRPYLYEKLTGNEFLKFCADIYRVGPENFIAARDRYLSLFAMQEYADHLIESYSHGMKQRLVMASALIHDPEIIIVDEPMVGLDPAAIRLVKKLFRDLADKGKTVFMSTHTLEIAESICDQVAIIHKGRILTQGTVAELQARAGDSHDRLEDLFLDLTGSGEVP; encoded by the coding sequence ATGATATCCATTCAAAACATCACCAAACAATATCAGGGGGTCACGGCCGTCAAGGACCTGACCCTGTCCATTCCCGCAGGGTGCTTGTTCGGGTTTATCGGTCCCAACGGGGCCGGAAAAACCACTACCATCCGGATATTGGCCGGCATACTGGTGCCGGACACAGGCACGGTCAGGATTGCGGGCATCGATCTGAACACCCGTCCGGAAGCAGCCAAACAGAAAATCGGATTCATTCCGGACCGGCCTTATTTATATGAAAAACTCACGGGCAATGAATTTTTAAAATTCTGCGCTGATATCTACCGGGTGGGGCCCGAAAATTTTATTGCGGCCCGGGACCGGTATCTGTCGCTGTTTGCCATGCAGGAGTATGCCGATCATTTGATCGAATCCTATTCCCACGGCATGAAACAGCGCCTGGTCATGGCATCGGCCCTGATTCATGATCCTGAGATCATCATTGTGGATGAACCCATGGTGGGCCTGGATCCGGCCGCCATCCGGCTGGTGAAAAAACTGTTCCGGGATCTGGCTGATAAGGGAAAAACCGTGTTCATGTCCACCCATACCCTGGAAATCGCCGAAAGCATCTGTGATCAGGTGGCCATTATCCACAAAGGCAGGATCCTGACCCAGGGAACCGTTGCCGAGCTCCAGGCCCGGGCCGGTGACTCCCATGACCGGCTGGAAGATCTGTTTTTGGATCTGACCGGATCAGGAGAAGTCCCGTGA
- a CDS encoding transglutaminase-like domain-containing protein, which yields MALYRQKWFCFATVLGIVVFSGLLWFRFYSQSVHPGRGLPSGRVPEVMPGETWKAIFIKDEKAGYAVSRVNRTGTGYTVEDTAALRFNAMGMIQTVDMATRSELNFDFSLDAFDFSIRSGLFDFKASGVVKGSVLRVFTVGTGFDEHPYDIRIKTRPYTAAGILLDLWANPPETGTRLSYSLFDPAALQFVPAFVRVRGLETVQVLGAPVQARAVDLSVGNLTQTVWMNPEGRVVLETGMLGMRLEAGTREQAMAGITQSPRHDLTRLAAVIPDKPIENQAALTGLVIGLSGIDLSAYNFETHRQTLDGSRLTITKEPLARDFAYPALQDPQAPQTRPEPARFLSPGPFIQSDHPKIIHLARSIVQDTSDDLKKVRKLVTWVFEQIDKQPAPSIPDALSTLAVKKGDCNEHAVLLAALGRAAGIPTRIETGLTYLDGRFMYHAWNAFFIGHWVTGDAVFNQVPADVTHVGIMTSENETGAALAGMIGNIQITIVETRQP from the coding sequence ATGGCGCTTTACCGGCAGAAATGGTTTTGTTTTGCAACGGTTCTGGGAATCGTTGTTTTTTCCGGGTTGCTCTGGTTCCGCTTTTACAGCCAGTCCGTGCACCCCGGCCGGGGCCTGCCCAGTGGTAGAGTGCCCGAAGTTATGCCAGGAGAAACCTGGAAAGCCATTTTCATTAAAGATGAAAAAGCCGGTTATGCCGTGTCCCGGGTGAACCGGACCGGCACGGGATATACGGTGGAAGACACGGCAGCACTCCGGTTCAATGCCATGGGGATGATTCAGACCGTCGATATGGCGACCCGCTCTGAACTCAATTTTGATTTCAGCCTGGATGCGTTTGATTTTTCCATCCGGTCCGGGCTGTTTGATTTCAAGGCTTCCGGCGTGGTTAAAGGGTCTGTTTTAAGGGTTTTCACTGTCGGGACGGGCTTTGATGAACACCCGTATGACATCCGCATCAAAACCCGGCCCTATACAGCGGCCGGGATTCTTCTGGATCTGTGGGCAAACCCCCCGGAAACCGGCACCCGCCTGTCCTATTCCCTGTTTGACCCGGCGGCTTTGCAGTTTGTCCCGGCATTCGTCCGTGTCAGAGGTCTTGAAACCGTTCAGGTGTTGGGTGCCCCGGTCCAGGCCCGGGCCGTGGATCTGTCGGTCGGCAACCTGACCCAGACGGTCTGGATGAATCCTGAAGGCCGGGTGGTGCTGGAAACCGGCATGCTGGGCATGCGGCTGGAAGCCGGTACCCGAGAACAGGCCATGGCAGGGATCACCCAGTCGCCGCGCCATGACCTGACCCGCCTGGCCGCGGTCATACCTGACAAACCCATTGAAAACCAGGCCGCTTTGACCGGGCTGGTCATCGGTCTGTCCGGCATTGATCTGTCTGCCTATAATTTTGAGACCCACCGGCAGACCCTTGACGGCAGCCGGCTGACCATTACCAAAGAGCCGCTGGCACGTGATTTTGCTTACCCGGCCCTGCAGGACCCGCAGGCACCTCAGACCCGGCCGGAACCGGCCCGCTTTCTGTCCCCCGGGCCGTTCATCCAGTCCGACCATCCCAAAATCATCCACCTGGCCCGATCCATTGTCCAGGATACATCTGATGATCTTAAGAAGGTCAGAAAACTGGTCACCTGGGTGTTTGAACAGATTGACAAACAGCCGGCCCCGTCCATTCCGGATGCATTGTCCACCCTGGCGGTCAAAAAAGGGGACTGCAACGAACATGCCGTTCTGCTGGCGGCCCTGGGCCGGGCCGCCGGGATCCCCACCCGGATCGAAACCGGTCTGACCTACCTGGACGGCCGGTTTATGTACCATGCCTGGAATGCTTTTTTCATCGGGCACTGGGTCACGGGCGATGCCGTATTCAACCAGGTGCCGGCCGATGTCACCCATGTGGGAATTATGACATCGGAAAACGAAACAGGAGCCGCCCTTGCCGGCATGATCGGCAACATACAGATCACCATTGTGGAAACCAGACAACCATGA
- a CDS encoding ISAzo13 family transposase has protein sequence MCSGKRWRQKTSGKKIPKIISKIQKILKYETAGHPITGLKWTRKTTEKIAEQLKSIGIDVSSNTVCRLLKGMGFSLRVNAKQLASGAANPDPEKRNRQFEYIGNLREQFASQGLPTISVDTKKKELIGNFKNHGKLWQQTPIAVYDHDFPTHAVGKAVPYGIYDTQRNSGTVFVGHSADTPSFAVECIQKWWRKYGKKQYPEKTKLLIVADSGGSNGYRSRVWKYQIQKQLCDEHGLSVQICHYPPGTSKWNPIEHRLFSEISKNWAGHPLKSFETVLKYIRTTKTSTGLTVKAHFVKKKYKTGEKVSDKQMKEIKIEKHHQLTDWNYKLTPSKM, from the coding sequence ATCTGTTCGGGAAAAAGGTGGCGGCAGAAAACCAGTGGAAAAAAAATTCCAAAAATCATCTCCAAAATCCAAAAAATCTTGAAATATGAAACTGCGGGACATCCTATCACGGGACTCAAATGGACCCGGAAGACGACGGAAAAGATAGCTGAACAATTGAAATCCATTGGTATTGATGTCAGTTCAAATACTGTTTGCCGGCTTCTCAAAGGCATGGGATTTTCCCTTCGGGTAAATGCAAAACAATTGGCATCTGGCGCAGCCAATCCAGACCCTGAAAAAAGAAATCGACAATTTGAATATATTGGCAATTTGAGGGAACAGTTTGCATCACAGGGTTTGCCCACAATCAGCGTAGACACCAAAAAAAAAGAATTGATAGGAAATTTCAAAAATCATGGAAAACTCTGGCAACAGACCCCCATAGCGGTTTATGATCATGATTTTCCAACCCATGCTGTGGGAAAGGCTGTTCCATATGGGATTTATGATACCCAGAGAAATTCGGGCACTGTCTTTGTTGGTCATAGCGCTGATACACCATCTTTTGCTGTTGAATGTATTCAAAAATGGTGGAGAAAATACGGAAAAAAACAATATCCTGAAAAAACAAAACTGTTGATAGTAGCTGATTCAGGTGGTAGCAATGGTTATCGATCCAGGGTTTGGAAATACCAAATACAAAAGCAACTCTGTGATGAACATGGGTTATCAGTCCAGATTTGTCATTATCCGCCGGGGACATCAAAATGGAACCCTATAGAGCACCGCCTGTTCAGTGAAATCAGTAAAAACTGGGCCGGTCACCCTTTGAAGTCTTTTGAAACGGTTTTGAAATACATACGAACAACAAAAACGTCAACAGGATTAACAGTTAAAGCTCATTTCGTCAAAAAAAAATATAAAACAGGGGAAAAAGTTTCTGACAAGCAAATGAAAGAAATCAAGATTGAGAAACACCATCAACTGACTGATTGGAACTACAAATTGACACCATCAAAAATGTGA